In Pseudomonas asiatica, the following are encoded in one genomic region:
- the nosP gene encoding nitric oxide-sensing protein NosP: protein MQQAHNDGVVSAMSQATDARQAAQELAAQLLHPHLGFVLFFCSAEYDLQALGEALEQGFGGIRLVGCTSAGEITPQGYGRNCITAVGFDHRHFSIATELIDEMEHFSLIDAQQMVERLVGTCRSNNLAPIKGHSFALTLLDGLSSREEMVLAALSAALGDIPHFGGSAGDDNYLTRTHVYFGGAFHHGAAVVVLVNTWLDFEVFTTHHILPRQEKLVVTGADSAQRRVFELNAEPAAEEYARHIGVPVAELDHRVFAAHPLAVRIHDQYYVRAIQQVHPDLSLSFYCAVENGIVLTAMTPGPLLPNLHQLFDGLQQRLGPLLLTIGCDCFLRRLELEARDGLEAVGAFLREQRVIGFNTYGEQFDGMHINQTFTGVAIARNRPPVGR, encoded by the coding sequence ATGCAGCAGGCTCACAACGACGGTGTGGTCAGCGCCATGTCCCAGGCAACCGACGCCCGGCAGGCAGCCCAGGAGCTGGCGGCGCAGTTGCTGCACCCGCACCTGGGCTTCGTGCTGTTCTTCTGCTCCGCCGAGTACGACCTGCAGGCCCTGGGCGAAGCCCTGGAGCAGGGTTTTGGCGGCATCCGCCTGGTCGGTTGCACCAGCGCCGGGGAAATCACCCCGCAGGGCTATGGCCGCAACTGCATAACGGCAGTGGGGTTCGATCATCGGCACTTTTCCATCGCCACCGAGCTGATCGACGAAATGGAGCACTTCAGCCTGATCGACGCCCAGCAGATGGTCGAGCGCCTGGTCGGCACCTGCCGCAGCAATAACCTGGCGCCGATCAAGGGCCACAGCTTTGCCCTGACCCTGCTAGACGGCTTGTCCAGCCGCGAGGAAATGGTGCTTGCCGCCCTCAGTGCGGCCCTGGGCGACATCCCGCATTTCGGCGGCTCGGCCGGCGACGACAACTACCTGACCCGCACCCATGTGTATTTCGGCGGCGCGTTCCACCACGGCGCGGCGGTGGTGGTGCTGGTCAATACCTGGCTCGACTTCGAAGTGTTCACCACCCACCACATCCTGCCGCGCCAGGAAAAGCTGGTGGTCACCGGTGCCGACAGTGCCCAGCGCCGGGTCTTCGAACTGAATGCCGAGCCAGCTGCCGAGGAATACGCCCGGCACATCGGCGTGCCGGTGGCCGAGCTCGATCATCGTGTGTTCGCTGCCCATCCGCTGGCCGTGCGCATCCACGACCAGTACTACGTGCGGGCGATACAGCAGGTGCACCCGGACCTGAGCCTGAGTTTCTACTGCGCTGTTGAAAACGGCATCGTGCTCACCGCCATGACCCCAGGCCCGCTGTTGCCGAACCTGCACCAGTTGTTCGACGGCTTGCAGCAGCGCCTCGGCCCGCTGCTGCTGACCATCGGTTGCGATTGCTTCCTGCGGCGGCTGGAGCTGGAAGCCCGGGACGGGCTGGAAGCGGTCGGTGCGTTCCTGCGCGAGCAGCGGGTGATCGGCTTCAACACCTACGGAGAACAGTTCGATGGCATGCACATCAACCAGACCTTCACCGGAGTCGCCATTGCCCGCAACCGGCCTCCTGTCGGTCGCTGA